atttattttcttttcaatttttcttcagttctaattgattttttttttccatgcagATCTATTCCTTGATTCAATGGCTTCAAGTTCATCATCTTTCCCAAGTTCTTCTATTTCTTCTACTAGCAAATGGACGTATGATGTTTTCCTGAGTTTCAGTGGTGAGGACACTCGCAATACTGCTACGGACTTTATATATTATGCATTAGTAGAGAAGGGCATTAACACTTTTAAGGACGATCAAaaacttgagaaaggaaaaactattAAACCAGAACTCCTTAGAGCGATCAAAGAATCCAAATTTGCCATAGTCATTCTCTcagaaaattatgcattttccaCTTGGTGCTTAGATGAACTTGTAGAGATCATTGACTGCGAgacaaaaaaggaaataacaGTTTTCCCTATTTTTTACAATGTGGATCCATCTGATGTGCGAAAACAAATAGGAACTTTTTCACTTgttaaacatgaaaaacattTCAAGGAGAAGGTGGAAACATGGAAAGCTGCTTTGAGTCATGTGGCCGATCTTGCCGGATATCATGTAAAGAAtaggtaatttttatttgaaacacacatacgcacacacacacacacacatatatatatatacacacgtcATTTAACCAGTGTGATGCATGGGTTAAATTACTGAATgagtttggaaggaaaaaaaaagcattatatTTGAGTTTATATAGTTACTATTAagactttaaaaagaaaaatagttagCAACGTAGCATAGATGGATGGAATGCTTGTGAGGAGATGGGTTGATGGCTATAACTATCCACAACAGGCATTggaatcattttaaaaaaaaatgtaatcataaataggtaataaa
The nucleotide sequence above comes from Quercus lobata isolate SW786 unplaced genomic scaffold, ValleyOak3.0 Primary Assembly Scq3eQI_7, whole genome shotgun sequence. Encoded proteins:
- the LOC115973223 gene encoding toll/interleukin-1 receptor-like protein; this translates as MASSSSSFPSSSISSTSKWTYDVFLSFSGEDTRNTATDFIYYALVEKGINTFKDDQKLEKGKTIKPELLRAIKESKFAIVILSENYAFSTWCLDELVEIIDCETKKEITVFPIFYNVDPSDVRKQIGTFSLVKHEKHFKEKVETWKAALSHVADLAGYHVKNSPLSTAIKSIAGLISRKLCREFSEVTEGLIGIESSLLELESYLAFWLKNEVRFIGIWAMGGMGKTTLAEVAYKMYSKEFE